A stretch of Acidovorax sp. RAC01 DNA encodes these proteins:
- a CDS encoding Rrf2 family transcriptional regulator: protein MRITTRGQLAVSAITDLAVRQQLRPIALSTISTRLGTSLSYLEQLFSALRRAGLVESTRGPGGGYTLARHPRDISVADIILAVETLSDDGVASANAGQAARVKSMTGELWSTFNVRVMEYLQSVSLQELVAQQRAKGVPVDDPEPAAVVRKLAPKPRPLMAKVGVPNSVFALGAMPILRRR from the coding sequence ATGCGAATCACCACACGAGGTCAACTGGCGGTGTCGGCAATTACCGATCTGGCGGTGCGCCAGCAGTTGCGGCCCATTGCGCTCTCGACCATCAGCACACGGCTGGGTACATCGCTTTCTTACCTGGAGCAGCTGTTCAGCGCATTGCGCCGCGCGGGGCTGGTGGAAAGCACCCGTGGCCCTGGCGGCGGCTACACGCTGGCGCGTCATCCGCGTGATATTTCCGTGGCCGACATCATCCTGGCGGTGGAGACCCTGTCGGACGACGGCGTGGCCAGCGCCAACGCCGGTCAGGCTGCGCGGGTGAAATCGATGACGGGTGAACTGTGGTCTACCTTCAACGTCCGGGTCATGGAATACCTGCAATCGGTGTCCTTGCAGGAACTGGTTGCGCAGCAGCGTGCCAAGGGCGTGCCCGTCGATGATCCCGAGCCAGCCGCTGTGGTTCGCAAGCTGGCCCCGAAGCCACGCCCGCTGATGGCCAAGGTCGGTGTGCCTAACTCGGTGTTTGCGCTGGGCGCGATGCCGATCCTGCGACGCCGCTAA